The following proteins come from a genomic window of Nocardioides albertanoniae:
- a CDS encoding DUF5719 family protein produces MSHPRDPYDRSQEPADGAYGQEPWMLDPYSDPYAETPEATAPEPYTPEQIYAQQPYVPGPETGRIIAQSGYEQGYEESYPGDYDGAFQPDYEAWPTADEMRAGEPEQAQGGRMAAAAAAAAPILRRVRRQRGRRLDNTALVALGLIAVMAVALLLIRPHQWEQPKLAADSSAPTSATVVCPGKPKNGSDEVAVTNAADGAGTIQLGGPGAGKGIEATAESGRITAKPVKAGPVVVSAGKEVAPGLVAGRSTSKPLAATGCLAPQAEAWFPGIGAGATHNSILELTNPNNGAATVDVSLFDDKGAVAVPEDLRGVTIPGDTTRTFDLLHMIPRKGDLSMRTTVVRGQAGVMVRDRDVQLESEAASEDYFPGQSKPAKTNLLVGYPNKAQSRTLTVVNPGKTQVSGELRLLTPKNVLSPQGAPEISVPPSGQAQIDLTELLGKSSADDAYGIELVTSGPVSAAMRSVDTGDVALTTSAEAVSKATAAVVPTGPSIDKKRVVISGPAADSGSSGTVKLVPMTAKGKALKAKDVKVGPGTGAEVEVPSEAALIQLVPQGVEVRATVVMSGDGDAVVPFRPLRSEVRTAGVAPGLPLPLDH; encoded by the coding sequence GTGAGCCATCCACGTGACCCTTACGACCGCTCGCAGGAGCCGGCCGACGGCGCCTACGGCCAGGAGCCGTGGATGCTCGATCCCTACTCGGATCCCTATGCCGAGACACCGGAGGCGACGGCTCCCGAGCCCTACACCCCCGAGCAGATCTATGCCCAGCAGCCCTACGTCCCCGGGCCGGAGACCGGGCGGATCATCGCCCAGTCCGGCTACGAGCAGGGCTATGAGGAGAGCTACCCGGGCGACTACGACGGCGCCTTCCAGCCCGACTACGAAGCCTGGCCGACCGCAGACGAGATGCGCGCCGGAGAGCCCGAGCAGGCGCAGGGCGGCCGGATGGCCGCGGCCGCGGCCGCAGCGGCGCCGATCCTGCGGCGCGTTCGCAGGCAGCGCGGCCGCCGCCTCGACAACACCGCCCTGGTGGCGCTCGGCCTGATCGCCGTGATGGCGGTGGCGCTGCTGCTCATCCGCCCCCACCAGTGGGAGCAGCCGAAGCTCGCCGCCGACAGCAGCGCGCCGACCTCGGCCACCGTCGTGTGCCCCGGCAAGCCGAAGAACGGCTCCGACGAGGTCGCGGTGACCAACGCCGCCGACGGTGCGGGCACGATCCAGCTCGGCGGACCGGGCGCCGGCAAGGGCATCGAGGCCACCGCGGAGTCGGGCAGGATCACCGCCAAGCCCGTCAAGGCGGGCCCGGTCGTGGTCAGCGCCGGCAAGGAGGTCGCGCCGGGTCTGGTCGCCGGCCGCTCGACCAGCAAGCCGCTGGCGGCGACGGGCTGCCTGGCGCCGCAGGCCGAGGCATGGTTCCCCGGCATCGGTGCGGGTGCTACCCACAACTCGATCCTCGAGCTGACCAACCCCAACAACGGTGCGGCCACCGTCGACGTCTCGCTCTTCGACGACAAGGGCGCGGTCGCGGTGCCCGAAGACCTGCGCGGCGTCACGATCCCCGGTGACACCACCCGCACCTTCGACCTGCTGCACATGATCCCGCGCAAGGGTGACCTGTCGATGCGCACCACGGTCGTACGCGGCCAGGCCGGCGTCATGGTGCGCGACCGCGACGTCCAGCTCGAGTCGGAGGCGGCCAGCGAGGACTACTTCCCGGGGCAGTCGAAGCCGGCCAAGACCAACCTGCTGGTCGGCTATCCCAACAAGGCACAGAGCCGCACCCTGACGGTCGTCAACCCCGGCAAGACGCAGGTGAGCGGCGAGCTGCGCCTGCTGACGCCGAAGAACGTGCTCAGCCCGCAGGGTGCTCCCGAGATCAGTGTGCCGCCCAGCGGTCAGGCCCAGATCGATCTGACCGAGCTGCTCGGCAAGAGCAGCGCCGACGACGCGTACGGCATCGAGCTCGTCACCTCCGGCCCGGTCTCGGCCGCGATGCGGTCGGTCGACACCGGCGACGTCGCGCTCACCACCTCGGCCGAGGCCGTCTCGAAGGCGACCGCGGCGGTCGTCCCGACCGGTCCGAGCATCGACAAGAAGCGGGTCGTGATCTCTGGTCCGGCGGCCGACTCAGGCAGCAGCGGCACGGTCAAGTTGGTGCCGATGACCGCGAAGGGCAAGGCCCTGAAGGCGAAGGACGTCAAGGTCGGCCCGGGCACCGGCGCCGAGGTCGAGGTGCCCAGCGAGGCCGCGCTCATCCAGCTCGTGCCCCAGGGCGTCGAGGTGCGTGCGACGGTCGTGATGAGCGGTGACGGCGACGCGGTGGTGCCGTTCCGTCCGCTGCGCTCGGAGGTGCGCACCGCCGGGGTCGCGCCGGGTCTGCCGCTCCCTCTCGACCACTGA
- a CDS encoding metallopeptidase family protein, protein MTDARGSSGSRDKPRTRDRHGRGTRGPVAMPADPTVPVRRTRRERFDDIALDIVTEIDARWQSRLGLIEYAVEESPDIPPDWTVDDYIPLGSLERGSGATPARLVIYRRPIEHRCLTRSEVEAMVLMVVVEQVADLLGIAANDVDPRYQP, encoded by the coding sequence ATGACCGACGCACGGGGTTCGAGCGGGTCCCGGGACAAGCCCCGCACCCGCGACCGGCACGGCCGCGGCACGCGCGGCCCGGTGGCGATGCCGGCCGACCCGACGGTGCCGGTCCGGCGCACTCGCCGAGAGCGCTTCGACGACATCGCGCTCGACATCGTCACCGAGATCGACGCCCGCTGGCAGTCGCGGCTGGGGCTGATCGAGTACGCCGTCGAGGAGTCGCCCGACATCCCGCCGGACTGGACGGTCGACGACTACATCCCGCTCGGTTCGCTCGAGCGCGGCTCCGGGGCCACCCCGGCACGGCTGGTGATCTACCGGCGGCCCATCGAGCACCGCTGCCTGACCCGCTCCGAGGTGGAGGCGATGGTGCTCATGGTCGTCGTCGAGCAGGTCGCCGACCTGCTCGGGATCGCCGCCAACGACGTCGATCCCCGCTACCAGCCCTAG
- a CDS encoding DUF3499 domain-containing protein, whose amino-acid sequence MTARRCSRTACQRQAVCTLTYVYADQTAVLGPLATYAEPHAYDLCEDHAERLSAPRGWEVVRLAREPVDPQPKGDDLLALADAVREAARPPAPAQRGPVSTPAPTEAEPGHDEAQQRQTGTRRGHLRVLTSE is encoded by the coding sequence GTGACTGCTCGTCGTTGTTCGCGTACCGCCTGCCAGCGCCAAGCCGTCTGCACGCTCACCTATGTGTACGCCGATCAGACGGCCGTCCTCGGCCCGTTGGCGACCTATGCCGAACCGCACGCCTACGACCTGTGCGAAGACCACGCCGAGCGGCTCTCCGCGCCCCGTGGGTGGGAGGTCGTGCGGCTGGCTCGCGAGCCCGTCGACCCGCAGCCCAAGGGCGACGACCTGCTCGCGCTGGCCGATGCCGTCCGTGAGGCTGCCCGTCCGCCGGCGCCCGCTCAGCGGGGCCCGGTCAGCACCCCGGCACCGACGGAGGCCGAGCCCGGGCACGACGAGGCTCAGCAGCGCCAGACCGGCACCCGTCGCGGCCACCTCCGCGTGCTCACCTCCGAGTAG
- a CDS encoding phosphomannomutase/phosphoglucomutase has translation MPDRVDLDIADAVFKAYDVRGTVPDQIDEALARRAGRAFVHVVGAHGGVVVGHDMRPSSPALSGAFAAGATEAGADVTLIGLASTDELYFASGHLGLPGAMFTASHNPAQYNGIKMCRANAVPVGAETGLDEIRDLVISGDVPLPGVAGSISETDVLEAYAAHLLDLAPVEGRRLKVVADAGNGMAGHTAPAVFGRLGAEAVELIPMYFELDGTFPNHEANPLDSTTLVDLQAKVHKSGADAGLAFDGDADRCFLVDERGEVVSPSAITALIAERTLAKEPGATIIHNLITSRAVPEIVTELGGKPVRTRVGHSYIKAVMAESEAAFGGEHSGHFYFRDFWRADSGMLAALHVLGALAETDKPLSELLAAYARYPMSGEINSTVPDQAATVAEIEKAYADRDDVTLDRLDGLTLSHADWTFNVRASNTEPLLRLNVEGRDVPTMERVRDEALAIIRKDNAQ, from the coding sequence ATGCCGGACAGAGTTGACCTCGACATCGCCGACGCCGTCTTCAAGGCCTACGACGTCCGTGGCACCGTCCCGGACCAGATCGACGAGGCGCTCGCCCGGCGGGCCGGGCGTGCCTTCGTGCACGTGGTCGGCGCCCACGGCGGGGTCGTCGTGGGCCACGACATGCGGCCCAGCTCGCCGGCGCTCTCGGGCGCCTTCGCCGCGGGCGCGACCGAGGCCGGCGCCGACGTGACGCTGATCGGGCTGGCCTCCACCGACGAGCTCTACTTCGCCTCCGGCCATCTCGGTCTGCCGGGCGCGATGTTCACGGCCAGCCACAACCCGGCGCAGTACAACGGCATCAAGATGTGCCGCGCCAACGCGGTGCCGGTCGGGGCCGAGACCGGGCTCGACGAGATCCGCGACCTGGTGATCTCCGGCGACGTGCCGCTGCCGGGGGTCGCCGGCAGCATCAGCGAGACCGACGTGCTGGAGGCGTACGCCGCCCACCTGCTCGACCTGGCCCCGGTCGAGGGCCGCAGGCTGAAGGTCGTCGCCGACGCCGGCAACGGCATGGCCGGCCACACCGCGCCCGCCGTCTTCGGTCGCCTGGGTGCCGAGGCGGTCGAGCTGATCCCGATGTACTTCGAGCTCGACGGCACCTTCCCCAACCACGAGGCCAACCCGCTCGACTCGACCACGCTGGTCGACCTGCAGGCCAAGGTGCACAAGAGCGGTGCCGACGCCGGTCTCGCGTTCGACGGCGACGCCGACCGCTGCTTCCTCGTCGACGAGCGGGGCGAGGTGGTCAGCCCGAGCGCGATCACCGCGCTGATCGCCGAGCGCACGCTGGCCAAGGAGCCGGGCGCGACGATCATCCACAACCTGATCACCTCCCGCGCCGTGCCCGAGATCGTCACCGAGCTGGGCGGCAAGCCGGTGCGCACCCGCGTCGGCCACTCCTACATCAAGGCCGTGATGGCCGAGTCGGAGGCCGCCTTCGGTGGCGAGCACAGCGGCCACTTCTACTTCCGTGACTTCTGGCGTGCCGACTCGGGCATGCTCGCCGCGCTGCACGTGCTCGGCGCGCTCGCCGAGACCGACAAGCCGCTCAGCGAGCTGCTGGCGGCGTACGCTCGTTACCCGATGAGCGGCGAGATCAACTCCACCGTGCCCGATCAGGCTGCGACCGTGGCCGAGATCGAGAAGGCCTACGCAGACCGTGACGACGTCACCCTCGACCGTCTCGACGGGCTGACCCTCTCCCACGCAGACTGGACCTTCAACGTCCGTGCCTCCAACACCGAGCCGCTGTTGCGGCTCAACGTCGAGGGCAGGGACGTGCCCACCATGGAGCGTGTGCGCGACGAAGCGCTCGCGATCATCCGAAAGGACAACGCACAATGA
- a CDS encoding Trm112 family protein, translating to MTGASTPLGLSEKLLEIIVCPQCHGDLLPVEATAPDQVGELVCQGECGLAYPVRDGIPVLLIDEARSTKAPSAEG from the coding sequence ATGACCGGCGCATCGACCCCTCTGGGCCTCAGCGAGAAGCTGCTCGAGATCATCGTCTGCCCGCAGTGCCACGGCGACCTGCTGCCTGTCGAGGCGACCGCGCCCGACCAGGTCGGCGAGCTGGTCTGCCAGGGCGAGTGCGGGCTCGCCTACCCGGTGCGCGACGGCATCCCCGTCCTGCTCATCGACGAGGCACGATCCACCAAGGCTCCTTCGGCCGAGGGGTGA
- a CDS encoding SIS domain-containing protein, producing the protein MTWFDESRLDDERALATIDQLLRSLAGSGARIRREAADAAEALQEAVRRAAETGRPRAVVAAGPDSRLLRAVLEPFCPVPFVAWPAPGLPGWAGSLDLVVVLAPTGSDPGEASAAAEAVRRGAQLVVAAPAGSLVAQHSEGRDSTLIPVESGDTLATAILMLTYLNSIGLGPEADADNVADALDDVATSCSPHQDISVNPGKILALSLADSLPVVWGGSVLAARAARRVAEGLRRASGRGAIAGDADDLLPVIEAARPRNVFDDPFAEEQAVARPVLVVLDDGATDEIMLGQRRSLTEAADARGVRVEVVEAGTNTEVGRYASLLLQGTYAAEYLRLGLVADE; encoded by the coding sequence ATGACCTGGTTCGACGAGTCGAGGCTGGACGACGAGCGGGCTCTTGCCACGATCGACCAGCTGCTGCGATCGCTGGCAGGCTCCGGCGCCCGGATCCGCCGCGAGGCCGCCGATGCCGCCGAAGCGCTGCAGGAGGCCGTACGCCGGGCCGCCGAGACCGGCCGGCCCCGTGCCGTGGTCGCGGCCGGACCCGACTCGCGCCTGCTGCGCGCGGTGCTCGAGCCGTTCTGCCCGGTGCCCTTCGTCGCCTGGCCGGCTCCGGGGCTTCCCGGGTGGGCCGGCAGCCTCGACCTCGTGGTCGTGCTCGCGCCGACCGGCTCCGACCCGGGGGAGGCCTCTGCGGCCGCCGAGGCCGTGCGCCGCGGGGCGCAGCTCGTGGTGGCCGCGCCGGCGGGATCGCTGGTCGCCCAGCACTCCGAGGGTCGCGACAGCACGCTGATCCCGGTCGAGAGCGGTGACACGCTCGCGACGGCGATCCTGATGCTCACCTATCTCAACTCGATCGGGCTCGGTCCCGAGGCCGACGCCGACAACGTGGCCGACGCGCTCGACGACGTCGCCACCTCCTGCTCGCCGCACCAGGACATCTCGGTCAACCCGGGCAAGATCCTGGCGCTCTCGCTCGCCGACTCGCTCCCGGTCGTGTGGGGCGGCTCCGTCCTCGCCGCCCGCGCGGCCCGCCGCGTGGCCGAGGGGCTGCGCCGGGCCAGCGGCCGCGGGGCCATCGCCGGCGACGCCGACGATCTGCTCCCGGTCATCGAGGCTGCCCGCCCGCGCAACGTCTTCGACGACCCCTTCGCCGAGGAGCAGGCCGTCGCACGCCCCGTCCTGGTCGTCCTCGACGACGGCGCGACCGACGAGATCATGCTCGGGCAGCGCCGATCCCTCACCGAGGCGGCCGACGCCCGCGGCGTACGGGTGGAGGTCGTCGAGGCCGGCACGAACACAGAGGTGGGCCGGTACGCCTCGCTGCTGCTGCAAGGCACCTACGCTGCCGAATATCTGCGTTTGGGCCTGGTTGCGGACGAATAA
- a CDS encoding substrate-binding periplasmic protein: MNNIKYVVAGALVLLGVLVLGGTLADPAPKATDQASAAAGGTLRIGVDGTEPAFYKVDGVAKGFDYEMALGVAEGMGVKPEFVVMGFGDLFPALEAGKIDVIGAQVTETAERKEDFDFTAPYFVTYLSFLTPEDSDIKNRSDVNGKNVAIVDGTIQERYLAEQYKDVNIIKAKDEDAAVSAIQSGKADAFFYDAPYTAPIIKRAPIKLKEAIVYPADDAPISFVMQKGDNRRAQIDKALEDMILNGEWLKIKKEYFREYPLSEVFKDKGA, encoded by the coding sequence ATGAACAACATCAAATATGTCGTCGCCGGCGCCCTGGTGCTCCTGGGCGTCCTCGTTCTCGGGGGCACGCTGGCCGACCCCGCGCCGAAGGCCACCGACCAGGCGAGCGCCGCCGCGGGTGGCACGCTCCGTATCGGCGTCGACGGCACCGAGCCGGCGTTCTACAAGGTCGATGGCGTCGCGAAGGGCTTCGACTACGAGATGGCTCTCGGTGTCGCCGAGGGCATGGGCGTGAAGCCGGAGTTCGTGGTGATGGGTTTCGGAGACCTCTTCCCGGCGCTCGAGGCCGGCAAGATCGATGTGATCGGGGCTCAGGTCACCGAGACGGCCGAGCGGAAGGAGGACTTCGACTTCACCGCGCCCTACTTCGTGACGTACCTGTCCTTCCTCACCCCTGAGGACTCCGACATCAAGAACCGCAGCGACGTCAACGGCAAGAACGTCGCCATCGTCGACGGCACCATCCAGGAGCGCTACCTCGCCGAGCAGTACAAGGACGTCAACATCATCAAGGCGAAGGACGAGGATGCCGCGGTCAGCGCCATCCAGAGCGGCAAGGCCGATGCGTTCTTCTACGACGCTCCCTATACCGCGCCGATCATCAAGCGGGCGCCGATCAAGCTGAAGGAGGCGATCGTCTATCCCGCCGACGACGCCCCGATCAGTTTCGTCATGCAGAAAGGTGACAACCGTAGGGCGCAGATCGACAAGGCTCTCGAAGACATGATCCTCAACGGCGAGTGGTTGAAGATCAAGAAGGAATACTTCCGGGAGTATCCGTTGTCCGAGGTCTTCAAGGACAAGGGCGCCTGA
- a CDS encoding substrate-binding periplasmic protein, producing the protein MKSLKFILAGAVTLLVILVVVSNTVEPGSPSSAKRSSAADDGKLRIGVLDSAPVYYRQGSSAKGFDYEMGLEVAKTVGIKPEFVPMDFADLFSALDKGDIDMIASQVSVTEERQKAYDFSHPYFVTYLSFTTPKDSPIKKLKDINGTRVAIVAGTAQESILKAQFPKAEIVSRKNEPAALKAVAEGKADSFFYDAPFTDGLIKHAPIPMEERIVYPSDKAPIGFVFRKGDGLKDQANSALDDMIIDGTWLRIKTEYFREYPLSELFREQGVE; encoded by the coding sequence ATGAAATCCCTGAAGTTCATCCTCGCGGGTGCGGTCACCCTTCTGGTGATCTTGGTCGTGGTCTCGAACACCGTCGAGCCGGGAAGCCCGTCGAGCGCCAAGCGCAGCAGCGCCGCCGATGACGGGAAGCTGCGGATCGGCGTCCTCGACAGCGCGCCGGTCTACTACCGCCAGGGGTCATCGGCCAAGGGGTTCGACTACGAGATGGGGCTCGAGGTCGCCAAGACCGTCGGCATCAAGCCGGAGTTCGTCCCGATGGACTTCGCCGACCTGTTCTCCGCGCTCGACAAGGGCGACATCGACATGATCGCCTCGCAGGTGAGCGTGACCGAAGAGCGTCAGAAGGCCTACGACTTCTCGCACCCCTACTTCGTGACCTACCTGTCCTTCACCACCCCGAAGGACTCGCCGATCAAGAAGCTCAAGGACATCAACGGCACCCGGGTGGCGATAGTGGCCGGCACCGCGCAGGAGAGCATCCTCAAGGCGCAGTTCCCCAAGGCCGAGATCGTGTCGCGGAAGAACGAGCCCGCCGCGCTGAAGGCCGTCGCCGAAGGCAAGGCCGACTCCTTCTTCTACGACGCCCCGTTCACCGACGGTCTGATCAAGCACGCTCCGATCCCGATGGAGGAGCGGATCGTCTACCCGTCCGACAAGGCGCCGATCGGTTTCGTCTTCCGCAAGGGCGACGGGCTCAAGGACCAGGCCAACAGCGCGTTGGACGACATGATCATCGACGGCACCTGGCTGCGGATCAAGACGGAGTACTTCCGCGAGTATCCGCTCTCGGAGCTGTTCCGCGAGCAGGGCGTCGAGTAG
- a CDS encoding DUF808 domain-containing protein has translation MSAGLFALLDDVAAIAKLAAASVDDVGAAAGKASAKAAGVVIDDTAVTPQYVQGIAAEREVPIIKKIAIGSLRNKLLIILPVALILAQWAPWAITPILMLGGGFLAFEGVEKVLEWVRPHDATADKPVVEEGPESEKTMISGAVRTDLILSTEIMVIALNEVIDQGFWMRFGALVAVAILITIAVYGVVALIVKMDDAGLALAQRSGAFAQRLGRSMVAAMPKVLAVISVVGTIAMLWVGGHLILVGLHDINGLAAGHPGWPWPYETVHHIEEKVAHALGPVGAAAGWVVNTFFSAVVGLIVGAIVVGVLHLLPFGKKH, from the coding sequence ATGAGCGCCGGACTCTTCGCGCTCCTCGATGACGTTGCCGCCATCGCCAAGCTCGCTGCCGCATCGGTCGACGACGTCGGTGCCGCGGCGGGCAAGGCATCAGCGAAGGCGGCGGGCGTCGTCATCGACGACACCGCGGTGACTCCGCAGTACGTCCAGGGCATCGCCGCCGAGCGCGAGGTGCCGATCATCAAGAAGATCGCCATCGGGTCGCTGCGCAACAAGCTGCTGATCATCTTGCCGGTGGCTCTGATCCTCGCGCAGTGGGCGCCGTGGGCGATCACCCCGATCCTGATGCTCGGCGGCGGCTTCCTCGCCTTCGAGGGCGTGGAGAAGGTGCTCGAGTGGGTCCGGCCGCACGACGCGACCGCCGACAAGCCCGTCGTCGAGGAGGGGCCCGAGTCCGAGAAGACCATGATCTCCGGCGCTGTACGCACCGACCTGATCCTCTCCACCGAGATCATGGTGATCGCGCTCAACGAGGTCATCGACCAGGGCTTCTGGATGAGGTTCGGCGCCCTGGTGGCGGTCGCCATCCTGATCACCATCGCCGTCTACGGCGTCGTCGCGCTGATCGTGAAGATGGACGATGCCGGCCTGGCGCTCGCCCAGCGTTCGGGTGCCTTCGCCCAGCGACTGGGCCGGAGCATGGTCGCGGCCATGCCGAAGGTGCTCGCGGTGATCTCGGTCGTCGGCACGATCGCGATGCTCTGGGTCGGCGGACACCTGATCCTGGTCGGCCTGCACGACATCAACGGCCTCGCCGCCGGCCACCCCGGCTGGCCCTGGCCCTACGAGACAGTCCACCACATCGAGGAGAAGGTCGCGCACGCGCTCGGTCCGGTCGGCGCGGCCGCCGGCTGGGTGGTCAACACCTTCTTCTCCGCGGTGGTCGGTCTCATCGTCGGCGCGATCGTCGTCGGCGTGCTCCACCTGCTGCCGTTCGGCAAGAAGCACTGA
- a CDS encoding peptidoglycan recognition protein family protein → MTYRRLPDNLPAILRNHGIEVIEIPGWRTRGRPASTGEFKPVGVLCHHTGSYDRLGDTADDTAYAEWLAKEGRADLPAPLAHLALSRGGVVFVLASGRANHAGRAKSSGTVAAGDGNALYIGIEAMNDGKQGWDTRQYQTYAKLCAVLSLKVTHNSVRTVRGHKETSTTGKWDPGRIDMNAFRELTLKKMNQIRAEASFAERARIRMGGLTRSVRDAFGRLGTRRATSPGEELESEPTS, encoded by the coding sequence ATGACCTATCGGCGACTGCCCGACAACCTGCCCGCGATCTTGCGCAACCACGGGATCGAGGTCATCGAGATCCCGGGCTGGCGCACCCGTGGCCGGCCGGCGTCGACGGGCGAGTTCAAACCGGTCGGCGTCCTGTGCCACCACACCGGGAGCTACGACCGCCTCGGCGACACCGCCGACGACACCGCGTACGCCGAATGGCTGGCGAAGGAGGGGCGCGCCGACCTTCCCGCTCCCCTGGCCCACCTCGCGCTCTCCCGTGGCGGGGTCGTCTTCGTGCTCGCCAGCGGACGGGCCAACCACGCCGGCCGGGCGAAGTCGTCGGGCACGGTCGCCGCCGGCGACGGCAACGCGCTCTACATCGGCATCGAGGCGATGAACGACGGGAAGCAGGGCTGGGACACCCGGCAGTACCAGACCTACGCCAAGCTCTGCGCCGTGCTGTCGCTGAAGGTGACCCACAACAGTGTGCGCACCGTGCGCGGCCACAAGGAGACCAGCACCACGGGCAAGTGGGACCCGGGCCGGATCGACATGAACGCCTTCCGCGAGCTGACGCTGAAGAAGATGAACCAGATCAGGGCCGAGGCATCCTTCGCCGAGCGCGCGCGGATCAGGATGGGCGGGCTGACCCGCTCCGTGCGCGATGCCTTCGGGCGTCTCGGCACCCGCCGGGCCACCTCGCCGGGCGAGGAGCTGGAGAGCGAACCCACGAGCTGA
- the ahcY gene encoding adenosylhomocysteinase, with translation MDYKVADLSLAEFGRKELSLAEHEMPGLMAMRERYGKDKPLKGARIAGSLHMTIQTGVLIETLTALGADVRWATCNIFSTQDHAAAAVVVGTGTPEAPNGTPVFAWKGETLAEYWDEAEKVFDFTDEAGNKVGPNMLLDDGGDITLLVHKGVEFEKAGSVPGQDSTDNEEFKEVLRVLDRSLKNDPQHWTNIANGIKGVTEETTTGVLRLYDRFKEGSLLFPAINVNDSVTKSKFDNKYGCRHSLVDGINRATDVMIGGKVAVVCGYGDVGKGSAESLRGQGARVIITEIDPICALQAAMDGYEVRKLESVVEYADIFITTTGNFDIIRVEHFEKMKNQAIVGNIGHFDNEIDIAGLSKIPGIVKDEIKPQVHQWIFEDGKKVIVLSEGRLLNLGNATGHPSFVMSNSFTNQTLAQIELFTKTDEYPIGVYVLPKHLDEEVARLHLDAIGVELTELNQAQADYLGVPVEGPYKSDHYRY, from the coding sequence ATGGACTACAAGGTTGCCGACCTGAGCCTGGCCGAGTTCGGCCGCAAGGAGCTCTCCCTCGCCGAGCACGAGATGCCGGGCCTGATGGCCATGCGCGAGCGCTATGGCAAGGACAAGCCGCTCAAGGGCGCCCGCATCGCCGGCTCGCTGCACATGACGATCCAGACCGGTGTCCTCATCGAGACGCTGACCGCGCTGGGCGCCGACGTCCGCTGGGCCACCTGCAACATCTTCTCCACCCAGGACCACGCCGCCGCGGCCGTCGTCGTCGGCACCGGCACCCCCGAGGCGCCCAACGGCACCCCGGTCTTCGCCTGGAAGGGCGAGACGCTGGCGGAGTACTGGGACGAGGCCGAGAAGGTCTTCGACTTCACCGACGAGGCCGGCAACAAGGTCGGCCCCAACATGCTGCTCGACGACGGCGGTGACATCACGCTGCTCGTCCACAAGGGCGTCGAGTTCGAGAAGGCCGGCTCGGTGCCGGGCCAGGACTCCACCGACAACGAGGAGTTCAAGGAGGTCCTCCGGGTCCTCGACCGCTCGCTGAAGAACGACCCGCAGCACTGGACCAACATCGCCAACGGCATCAAGGGCGTCACGGAGGAGACCACCACCGGTGTGCTCCGCCTCTACGACCGGTTCAAGGAGGGCTCGCTCCTCTTCCCGGCGATCAACGTCAACGACTCGGTCACCAAGTCGAAGTTCGACAACAAGTACGGCTGCCGCCACTCGCTCGTCGACGGCATCAACCGCGCCACCGACGTGATGATCGGCGGCAAGGTCGCGGTCGTGTGCGGCTACGGTGACGTCGGCAAGGGCTCGGCGGAGTCGCTGCGCGGCCAGGGCGCTCGCGTCATCATCACCGAGATCGACCCGATCTGCGCGCTGCAGGCCGCGATGGACGGCTACGAGGTGCGCAAGCTCGAGTCGGTCGTCGAGTACGCCGACATCTTCATCACCACGACGGGCAACTTCGACATCATCCGGGTCGAGCACTTCGAGAAGATGAAGAACCAGGCAATCGTCGGCAACATCGGTCACTTCGACAACGAGATCGACATCGCCGGTCTCTCGAAGATCCCGGGCATCGTCAAGGACGAGATCAAGCCGCAGGTCCACCAGTGGATCTTTGAGGACGGCAAGAAGGTCATCGTGCTCTCCGAGGGCCGCCTGCTCAACCTGGGCAACGCCACCGGTCACCCGAGCTTCGTGATGTCGAACTCGTTCACCAACCAGACGCTGGCCCAGATCGAGCTCTTCACCAAGACGGACGAGTACCCGATCGGCGTCTACGTGCTGCCCAAGCACCTCGACGAGGAGGTGGCCCGCCTCCACCTCGACGCCATCGGCGTCGAGCTCACCGAGCTCAACCAGGCCCAGGCCGACTACCTCGGTGTCCCGGTCGAGGGTCCTTACAAGTCGGACCACTACCGCTACTGA